The genomic stretch CGGCATCACCCCTGGGCCGACCATCTTCTATGAACACACTGACGTCATCTACGCCATCTTTGCCGGCTTTCTGATCACCGATGTGTTCCTTCTGCTGATCGCCCGGGCCGGATTCGGTTTCTGGACCAAGGTCGCTTCAATCCAGCGCTATTTCGTCTTTCCCTGCGTCACCGTGTTTGCCATTGCCGGCGCCTTCACGACCAACCAGGACTTGTATGACGTCCTGATTCTGATCTGCTTCACCGTGATCGGCTATGGCATGCGTCTGGGCGGGCTGAATGCTGCGGCCTTCATCATCGGTTTCATCCTCACGCCACTGCTCGAACAGAACCTCGACCAGTCGATTGCCATCATCGGAACCGACTACGGGATGATCCTTGCCTCTCCCTACGCCTGGGTCTTCACCGCGCTGTCAGTCTTCTCGGTCTTCTCGGCAGTGCGCGCGAAGAAAAAGGAGAAGGCCATGCTGGCCATGGCGAGAAGCGCGAGTGAGCAACCCGCCTGAAGGCATCGCCAGCAATCACACGCTTTCAATCACTTAATGGAAATTCGCCACCGGAGATAACGAAGCCATCGTTTGCAACAAGAAGCATGCCCTCGAAATGCAATGAACACCTGATTCACCCGTGAGATTCAGTTTTCGTCGTAAATCAAAACAGATCACCCTAACAGGAGCATTGAGATGAACAAGATTGCAAAGTCGCTGTTGAGCATCACTGCAGCAATGGCCCTGACCGTCGGCGCCACCGCCGCTCAGGCTGAGTTCCCCGAGAAACCGGTCAACGTCATCGTGCCCTGGGGCGCGGGTGGTGACTCCGACCTGACGACCCGCCTTTGGGCGGATGCAATGGAGGGCGCACTTGGCGCGCCGGTCGTGGTGATCAACAAGGCGGGTGGCGGTGGCGTGATCGGCACCACCTTTGTGGCAAGCAGCAAGGCCGACGGTTACACCCTGGTGAACGCCGGTCTGAGCAACGTTCTGGTGACCCCGAACTTCAGCAAGACGCCCTACGATTTCTCCAGTTTCGAGCCCGTCGTCAAGCTGTCGTCGGTCCCGCTGGGAATCCTGGTACCCGCCGACAGCCCGTACAAGACCTTTGACGATTTCATTGCTGCCGCAAAAGCCGGCCGACTGACTCAAGGCTCCTGGGGTGCTGCCTCGTCCGGCACGGTGCTCGCCAGCATCATTGCCGACCAGGCGGGCTACGACGTGAAGTACGTCCACGGCAACACGACGGCAGAGTCCATGGTCGCGCTCATCGGCGGCCATATTGATTCCGCCGTTTCGTTCCCGCCGGCATTTGCACCTCACGTCAAATCCGGCCGCGCAAGGCTTCTGGTGCTGAACAAGAAGATGGCTGAGTACCCCAACGTCCCCACCTTTGCCGATTACGGCATCAAGGGCAGCTTTGAAGGGTGGTCCGGTGTTTTCGCCCCCAAGGGCACCCCGCCGGAAGTCATTCAGAAGCTCGTGACGGCGAGTGCCAAGGTCATGGAAGACCCGAAGGTTCACAAGGCTTTTGAAAACATGGGCGCAAACATCGACTTCCGTCACGGCGAAAGCTGGACCAAGGACATGCTGACGACCTACGACATCATGAAAAACGCAGCCGCAAAGATGAAGCAGTAATCAACATCCCTGCGCGAATCCGGCCCCCGGTGAATGCCCAGCCTGGGATCAGGCCGTCGCCGGATGAGCACAGCTGCGTTGGAAATCCGGTGGGTGCGCCAGCGCGCACCCACCGGGCAGCAAGACCTCGCGCACGGCATCAGCGCAACGAATTCATTTTGACGCGACGCCCCACCCTGGTGCTTTCACGTCAAAGGAGACTTTAAGTGAAACGATATCAAACACTGGCGAACACCTCCTCAAATGCGTCTTGTGCGCTCACGGCCGGCAGCATGCCGCAGGGATCGGGAAGCGAAGGGAGCGTGAAATGACAATCGAACGTCACCGCTCCAATCACCGCATGAGCCAGGTCGTCGCCAGCGGCCCGATGGTTTTTCTTGCAGGACAGGTCGCGCAGGACGCCTCCGCCGACGTCGCCGGTCAGACCAGCCAGATTCTCTCGCAGATAGAAGCCTTGCTGGCGCTAGCGGGAACCACCAAGTCAAATCTGCTATCGGTCACGATCTGGCTCACCGACATGCGGGAATTCCAGGCCATGAATGCCAT from Parazoarcus communis encodes the following:
- a CDS encoding Bug family tripartite tricarboxylate transporter substrate binding protein; amino-acid sequence: MNKIAKSLLSITAAMALTVGATAAQAEFPEKPVNVIVPWGAGGDSDLTTRLWADAMEGALGAPVVVINKAGGGGVIGTTFVASSKADGYTLVNAGLSNVLVTPNFSKTPYDFSSFEPVVKLSSVPLGILVPADSPYKTFDDFIAAAKAGRLTQGSWGAASSGTVLASIIADQAGYDVKYVHGNTTAESMVALIGGHIDSAVSFPPAFAPHVKSGRARLLVLNKKMAEYPNVPTFADYGIKGSFEGWSGVFAPKGTPPEVIQKLVTASAKVMEDPKVHKAFENMGANIDFRHGESWTKDMLTTYDIMKNAAAKMKQ
- a CDS encoding RidA family protein, which codes for MTIERHRSNHRMSQVVASGPMVFLAGQVAQDASADVAGQTSQILSQIEALLALAGTTKSNLLSVTIWLTDMREFQAMNAIWDAWIDGSNPPARACVEARLARPELKVEIQATALRPHDENAR